The Actinomadura sp. WMMB 499 genome includes a window with the following:
- a CDS encoding GatB/YqeY domain-containing protein — MTLKEKLETDLSVAMKGRDELRTRTLRMALTAVKNEEVAGKQVRRLSDDDVVKVLTREAKKRREAATAFEEAGRAESAQAERDEGGVLEEYLPAQLGEAELAALVADAIAESGAAGPRAMGQVMKIVNPKVAGRAEGGRVAAEVKRQLAE; from the coding sequence ATGACCCTGAAGGAGAAGCTGGAGACCGACCTGTCCGTCGCGATGAAGGGCCGGGACGAGCTGCGCACGCGCACGCTGCGGATGGCGCTCACGGCGGTGAAGAACGAGGAGGTCGCCGGCAAGCAGGTGCGGCGGCTGTCGGACGACGACGTCGTCAAGGTGCTCACGCGGGAGGCGAAGAAGCGCCGGGAGGCCGCGACCGCGTTCGAGGAGGCGGGGCGCGCGGAGTCGGCTCAGGCGGAGCGGGACGAGGGGGGCGTCCTGGAGGAGTACCTGCCGGCCCAGTTGGGGGAGGCGGAGCTCGCGGCGCTGGTGGCGGACGCGATCGCCGAGTCGGGGGCCGCGGGGCCGCGGGCCATGGGGCAGGTCATGAAGATCGTGAACCCGAAGGTGGCGGGGCGGGCCGAGGGCGGTCGCGTCGCGGCGGAGGTGAAGCGGCAGCTCGCCGAGTGA